Proteins encoded within one genomic window of Amycolatopsis sp. 2-15:
- a CDS encoding endonuclease/exonuclease/phosphatase family protein codes for MVINDQVRARPRNRLVTGVLLLFGVPLLAIAALRTIGYDGGWYTLVLLALTPYAVVYGALLGGVSLVLRRWWTGGIALALAILLGVFVAPRVMADEQPAVAGKSLRVMSANLYLGRADAAAVVKLVRDNRVDVLNLVEMTAAEVSALDKAGLFGLLPYRVLHAAPGADGSGIVSRYPLTEENYTGDSTAKQPSAEADLGGGTVVELVAVHPESPDTDVDQWERETKDLSRAAGEHGLRILAGDFNATLDHAALATVLSRGYHDAADERGDGLQPTWPADATPLVTLDHVLVDKRAAVEDYRVFDVPGTDHRAVYAEVRLP; via the coding sequence ATGGTGATCAACGACCAGGTGCGGGCGCGGCCGCGAAACCGGCTGGTCACGGGCGTTTTGCTGCTGTTCGGCGTGCCCCTGCTGGCGATCGCGGCCCTGCGCACGATCGGGTACGACGGCGGCTGGTACACGCTCGTGCTGCTCGCGCTCACTCCGTACGCGGTCGTGTACGGAGCGCTGCTGGGTGGGGTTTCGCTGGTGCTGCGCCGGTGGTGGACCGGCGGAATCGCGCTGGCGCTGGCGATCCTGCTGGGCGTATTCGTGGCGCCGCGCGTGATGGCCGACGAGCAACCGGCCGTGGCCGGGAAGTCGCTGCGCGTGATGTCGGCGAACCTGTACCTGGGCCGGGCCGACGCCGCCGCGGTCGTGAAGCTGGTGCGCGACAACCGGGTCGACGTGCTGAACCTCGTGGAGATGACGGCGGCCGAAGTGTCCGCTTTGGACAAGGCGGGGCTGTTCGGCCTGCTGCCCTACCGGGTGCTGCACGCGGCGCCGGGCGCGGACGGCTCGGGCATCGTGTCGCGCTACCCGCTCACCGAGGAGAACTACACGGGGGACTCCACCGCGAAGCAGCCCAGTGCGGAAGCCGACCTCGGCGGCGGCACGGTGGTGGAGCTCGTCGCGGTGCACCCGGAGTCGCCCGACACCGACGTGGATCAGTGGGAACGCGAGACGAAGGACCTTTCGCGCGCGGCCGGCGAGCACGGCCTGCGGATCCTGGCCGGCGACTTCAACGCGACCCTCGACCACGCCGCCTTGGCCACCGTGCTGTCGCGCGGCTACCACGACGCCGCCGACGAACGCGGCGACGGCCTGCAGCCCACGTGGCCCGCTGATGCCACGCCGCTCGTTACGCTGGACCACGTGCTGGTGGACAAGCGCGCGGCCGTCGAGGACTACCGGGTGTTCGACGTGCCCGGGACCGACCACCGCGCGGTGTATGCGGAGGTGCGGTTGCCGTGA
- a CDS encoding acetyltransferase: protein MTISLRPVSGPAEYPELLAIWRSAVEATHDFLTPADVEFFAERVPGYFPGAEITVATVDGAAAGFSGVSDASLEMLFVHAGHRGAGIGSALVRKAFAEFPALTVDVNEQNPQAVGFYLHHGFVIAGRSEMDSEGRPFPLLHLRRA, encoded by the coding sequence GTGACGATCTCGCTGCGTCCGGTCTCGGGTCCGGCCGAATACCCGGAGCTGCTGGCGATCTGGCGCAGCGCGGTCGAGGCCACGCACGATTTCCTGACGCCGGCGGACGTCGAGTTCTTCGCCGAGCGCGTGCCCGGCTACTTCCCCGGAGCCGAGATCACGGTAGCCACTGTGGACGGTGCCGCCGCGGGGTTCTCCGGTGTCTCTGACGCCAGCCTCGAAATGCTCTTCGTGCACGCCGGCCACCGTGGGGCCGGAATCGGTTCCGCGCTGGTACGCAAGGCGTTCGCCGAGTTCCCGGCGCTGACCGTCGACGTCAACGAGCAGAATCCGCAGGCGGTCGGGTTTTACCTGCACCACGGGTTCGTGATCGCCGGCCGCTCGGAGATGGACTCCGAGGGCCGCCCGTTCCCGTTGCTGCACCTCAGGCGAGCTTGA
- a CDS encoding SIR2 family NAD-dependent protein deacylase → MSDDLARAAELIHGAGALLVCAGAGMGVDSGLPDFRGDEGFWRAYPPYAGLGLSFEELADPRHFADDPDLAWGFYGHRLELYRKTVPHRGFELLREWGEKKPGGVRVFTSNVDGQFQVAGFAHVAEAHGSIHYLQCLDGCTDDIWPAGDVHVDLDETTMRARPPLPSCPRCGGLARPNILMFGDFEWVPTRSQAQLDELTAWRRRQRDLTVVELGAGQAVPTVRRYAELASAATGALVRINPREPQIRHGRGVSIAAGAVETLVKLA, encoded by the coding sequence GTGAGTGACGACCTCGCCCGCGCGGCCGAACTGATCCACGGTGCCGGCGCGCTGCTCGTGTGCGCCGGCGCCGGGATGGGCGTCGACTCCGGCCTGCCCGATTTCCGCGGCGACGAAGGCTTCTGGCGCGCGTATCCGCCGTACGCCGGGCTCGGCCTCAGCTTCGAGGAGCTGGCCGACCCACGCCACTTCGCCGACGACCCCGATCTGGCCTGGGGTTTCTACGGCCACCGGCTCGAGCTGTACCGGAAGACGGTGCCGCACCGGGGTTTCGAACTGCTGCGGGAATGGGGCGAGAAGAAGCCGGGCGGCGTCCGCGTGTTCACCTCCAATGTGGACGGCCAGTTCCAGGTCGCGGGCTTCGCGCACGTCGCCGAGGCCCACGGGTCCATCCACTACCTGCAGTGCCTCGACGGCTGCACGGACGACATCTGGCCGGCCGGCGACGTCCACGTCGACCTCGACGAAACGACCATGCGCGCCCGCCCGCCGTTGCCGAGCTGCCCACGCTGCGGCGGCCTCGCCCGGCCCAACATCCTGATGTTCGGCGACTTCGAGTGGGTCCCGACGCGCAGCCAGGCCCAGCTCGACGAGCTCACCGCGTGGCGCCGCCGACAGCGCGACCTCACCGTGGTCGAGCTCGGCGCGGGCCAGGCCGTGCCCACCGTCCGCCGCTACGCCGAGCTGGCCAGCGCCGCGACGGGCGCGCTCGTACGCATCAACCCACGCGAGCCGCAGATCCGCCACGGCCGCGGCGTGTCCATCGCGGCCGGCGCGGTGGAGACGTTGGTCAAGCTCGCCTGA
- a CDS encoding antibiotic biosynthesis monooxygenase family protein produces the protein MAVVKINAIEVPEGAGPELEKRFAARLHAVDSQAGFLGFELLRPVSGETRYFVYTKWESEEHYQAWAAGPAREAHAGERAKPVSSGASLLEFEVVQASKPGE, from the coding sequence ATGGCAGTGGTGAAGATCAACGCGATCGAGGTCCCCGAAGGCGCCGGCCCCGAGCTGGAGAAGCGGTTCGCCGCGCGGCTGCACGCCGTCGACAGCCAGGCCGGGTTCCTCGGCTTCGAGCTCCTCCGCCCGGTTTCCGGCGAGACACGCTACTTCGTCTACACGAAGTGGGAGTCGGAGGAGCACTACCAGGCGTGGGCGGCCGGACCCGCGCGCGAGGCCCACGCGGGCGAGCGCGCGAAGCCGGTGTCGTCGGGTGCGAGCCTGCTCGAGTTCGAGGTCGTCCAGGCTTCGAAGCCGGGTGAGTGA
- a CDS encoding AAA family ATPase, translating to MGEDHEALARDLQRIIKATADAVGSRQANELIDRVTGHLGVALTQALVVTRNYEDWEHANIQAGVDAYLAERGVRTDWFGIAGGQRGHEDLVGMLFAARNHQLYELGAVDYTTATIGPDAAAEVVQLGLVGTVAPDGTPVIVGVRGTNQQYGQMYCRLEVIAGERAAATATRDRIEQLIAEHDVLRGHVLAFGVSEHRGNELLTFLPRPAIGPEEVVLPEGVLDAVERHTLGIAEHGERLLAAGQHLKRGVLLHGPPGTGKTHTVRYLMGRLPGSTVVILTGSAMRFVSKAATLARRLQPSVVVLEDVDLIAEDRDHSRGGTPLLFSLLDAMDGVGGDADVTFLLTTNRAGDLEKALADRPGRVDLAVEIPLPDAAGRAALLELYSRGLKVTADLAPIVDATEGVTASFVKELLRRATLRSLAADPDAEVVVGDAELGGALAEMTDARNALTRSLLGASAQGRSVPG from the coding sequence ATGGGGGAAGATCACGAAGCACTCGCACGCGACCTGCAGCGCATCATCAAAGCCACGGCCGACGCGGTCGGCTCGCGGCAGGCCAACGAGCTGATCGACCGCGTCACCGGGCATCTCGGGGTGGCGCTGACGCAGGCGCTGGTGGTGACGCGCAACTACGAGGACTGGGAGCACGCCAACATCCAGGCGGGTGTCGACGCGTACCTGGCCGAGCGCGGGGTGCGGACGGACTGGTTCGGGATCGCCGGCGGGCAGCGCGGTCACGAGGACCTGGTGGGAATGCTGTTCGCCGCGCGCAACCACCAGCTGTACGAGCTGGGGGCCGTCGACTACACGACCGCGACGATCGGGCCCGACGCGGCGGCGGAGGTCGTGCAGCTGGGGCTGGTGGGGACGGTCGCGCCGGACGGGACGCCGGTGATCGTCGGCGTGCGGGGGACGAACCAGCAGTACGGGCAGATGTACTGCCGCCTGGAGGTGATCGCCGGGGAGCGCGCCGCGGCGACGGCCACGCGCGACCGCATCGAGCAGCTGATCGCGGAGCACGACGTGTTGCGCGGCCACGTGCTGGCGTTCGGCGTGAGCGAGCACCGCGGCAATGAGCTGCTCACCTTCCTGCCTCGGCCCGCGATCGGTCCGGAAGAGGTGGTGCTGCCCGAAGGCGTGCTCGACGCGGTCGAACGCCACACGCTCGGCATCGCGGAACACGGCGAACGCCTGCTGGCGGCCGGCCAGCACCTCAAGCGCGGAGTGCTGCTGCACGGCCCGCCCGGTACCGGCAAGACCCACACCGTCCGCTACCTGATGGGACGGCTGCCCGGCAGCACGGTCGTCATCCTCACCGGCTCGGCGATGCGTTTCGTCTCGAAGGCCGCCACGCTCGCGCGCCGGCTGCAGCCCAGCGTCGTCGTGCTGGAGGACGTCGACCTCATCGCCGAGGACCGCGACCACTCCCGCGGCGGCACGCCACTGCTGTTCAGCCTGCTCGACGCCATGGACGGCGTCGGCGGAGACGCCGACGTCACCTTCCTCCTCACCACCAATCGCGCCGGTGACCTGGAGAAAGCGCTGGCCGACCGGCCGGGCCGCGTGGACCTCGCCGTCGAGATCCCGCTGCCCGACGCCGCCGGCCGCGCCGCGCTGCTGGAGCTGTACTCCCGCGGCCTGAAGGTGACGGCCGACCTGGCCCCGATCGTCGACGCAACCGAAGGCGTCACGGCGTCCTTCGTGAAGGAACTCCTCCGCCGCGCGACGCTGCGCAGCCTCGCTGCCGATCCCGACGCCGAAGTCGTGGTCGGCGACGCCGAGCTGGGCGGCGCCCTGGCGGAGATGACGGACGCGCGCAACGCGCTGACCAGGTCACTCCTGGGCGCCTCGGCTCAGGGACGGAGCGTGCCCGGGTAG
- a CDS encoding M1 family metallopeptidase, which produces MRSPRTAVFALAGVLALSACSADNPDTPPMHPSAGASGAGDPYYPEDGNGGYDALDYHVDVGYDPASGHLDGDTTVTARATQDLNRFNLDLRGLDVASVEVDGKPAKFSREKGFELVITPPQPLRAGSTYRTRVRYSGDPSKTEHDGGSETGWSRSADGGAFMVGEPHSAAFWYPVNETPRDKATFSVTAHVPDGWTVIAGGREQSSSSAGGKTTTTWTEPNPVASYLTTIAIDKFTVKRSSLPDGTPVVSAYAPGAEPLEASGDRLPDILAFLSSKFGPYPQSAAGGIYLAEDIHFSLETQTRPTYAKWADLLTLVHENAHQWFGDSVSLDSWSDVCLNECFASYAQWLWSEREGQNLDDRYRAALEITHASTDFWNRKLVDPGPGHEFEAVYDKGILALHALRRRMGDGPFSTLLHDWPAEHRHANATWADFTKLVNHLAGQDLTPFLDDWFRTAKLPSDADLYPGTLRP; this is translated from the coding sequence ATGCGCAGCCCCCGAACGGCCGTCTTCGCCCTCGCCGGTGTGCTCGCGCTGTCCGCGTGCAGTGCCGACAATCCGGACACACCACCGATGCATCCCTCGGCAGGGGCGAGCGGCGCGGGCGATCCGTATTACCCCGAAGACGGTAACGGCGGTTACGACGCGCTCGACTACCACGTCGACGTCGGCTACGACCCCGCGAGCGGCCACCTCGACGGCGACACGACCGTGACCGCTAGGGCCACGCAGGACCTCAACCGGTTCAACCTCGACCTGCGGGGGCTCGACGTCGCGTCGGTCGAGGTCGACGGGAAACCGGCGAAATTCAGCCGGGAAAAGGGCTTCGAGCTGGTGATCACGCCGCCCCAGCCGTTGCGAGCGGGCTCGACGTATCGCACGCGCGTGCGGTACTCCGGCGATCCGTCGAAGACCGAGCACGACGGCGGCAGCGAGACCGGCTGGAGCCGCTCGGCCGACGGCGGCGCGTTCATGGTGGGCGAGCCGCATTCGGCGGCGTTCTGGTACCCGGTGAACGAAACCCCGCGCGACAAGGCGACGTTCAGCGTGACCGCGCACGTGCCGGACGGCTGGACGGTGATCGCAGGCGGCCGTGAGCAGAGCAGTTCTTCGGCCGGCGGGAAGACCACCACCACGTGGACCGAGCCGAACCCCGTCGCCAGCTACCTCACGACGATCGCGATCGACAAGTTCACGGTGAAGCGCTCTTCGCTGCCCGACGGCACGCCCGTCGTGTCGGCGTACGCGCCGGGCGCCGAGCCGCTCGAGGCCAGCGGCGACCGGCTGCCGGACATCCTGGCGTTCCTGAGCAGCAAGTTCGGCCCGTACCCGCAGAGCGCCGCCGGCGGCATCTACCTAGCGGAGGACATCCACTTCTCGCTGGAGACGCAGACGCGCCCGACGTACGCGAAGTGGGCCGACCTCCTCACCCTCGTGCACGAGAACGCCCACCAGTGGTTCGGCGACTCCGTGTCGCTCGACTCGTGGTCAGACGTCTGCCTCAACGAGTGCTTCGCGTCGTACGCGCAGTGGCTCTGGTCCGAGCGCGAGGGCCAGAACCTCGACGACCGCTACCGCGCGGCCCTCGAGATCACCCACGCCAGCACCGACTTCTGGAACCGCAAACTCGTCGACCCCGGCCCCGGCCACGAGTTCGAAGCCGTGTACGACAAAGGCATCCTCGCCCTGCACGCCCTGCGCCGCCGGATGGGCGACGGCCCGTTCTCCACCCTGCTGCACGACTGGCCCGCCGAGCACCGCCACGCCAACGCCACCTGGGCCGACTTCACGAAACTGGTGAACCACCTGGCCGGCCAGGACCTGACCCCCTTCCTGGACGACTGGTTCCGCACGGCGAAACTCCCGTCGGACGCCGACCTCTACCCGGGCACGCTCCGTCCCTGA
- a CDS encoding alpha/beta fold hydrolase, which translates to MRPGLIHFGGDDTTGVSVLLLHGLMGRARTWWPVAQWLKRYGSVHALDARGHGRARHTGPWTTEQFTEDIAEVLGELGPSVLIGHSMGGLHAWATAAKHPELVRAVVSEDFAPDQRGRTVETWRGYFDSWPAPFESLAHVREFFGTAGDYFTECVEEREDGYHLIANLEDLYEIAAEWGRRDYWSFVDAIRCPLLIVEGECTAMPEGQQAQVAARVSGAKHLVVPGSAHLPHAEAPEIYRGAVEAFLAGL; encoded by the coding sequence ATGCGACCTGGGCTGATCCACTTCGGCGGCGACGACACCACGGGCGTGTCGGTGCTCCTGCTGCACGGCTTGATGGGCCGGGCCCGCACGTGGTGGCCGGTCGCCCAGTGGCTGAAGCGCTACGGCTCCGTCCACGCCCTCGACGCCCGCGGTCACGGCCGCGCGCGGCACACCGGCCCGTGGACCACCGAGCAGTTCACCGAGGACATCGCCGAGGTGCTCGGCGAGCTCGGCCCGTCGGTGCTGATCGGCCACTCCATGGGCGGCCTCCACGCCTGGGCGACGGCGGCCAAGCACCCGGAGCTGGTCCGCGCAGTCGTCAGCGAGGACTTCGCGCCCGACCAGCGCGGCCGCACCGTCGAGACCTGGCGCGGCTACTTCGACAGCTGGCCGGCGCCGTTCGAATCACTCGCCCACGTCCGCGAGTTCTTCGGCACCGCGGGCGACTACTTCACCGAATGCGTCGAAGAACGCGAAGACGGCTACCACCTGATCGCGAATCTGGAGGACCTCTACGAGATCGCCGCCGAATGGGGCCGCCGCGACTACTGGTCCTTTGTGGACGCCATCCGATGCCCCCTGCTGATCGTCGAAGGCGAATGCACGGCCATGCCCGAAGGTCAGCAAGCGCAGGTCGCCGCACGCGTTTCCGGCGCGAAACACCTCGTCGTCCCCGGCTCGGCGCACCTGCCCCACGCCGAGGCGCCCGAGATCTACCGCGGCGCTGTCGAAGCGTTCCTCGCCGGTCTCTGA
- a CDS encoding peptidoglycan recognition protein family protein — MGEATRRAVLRGGLTVTAAGAFGLVAARTATAVTAVTAPQIHSTSEWNARPATGAIVVENHKPTYIVVHHTVDPGNNTDYSLAHALQISRDIQNFHMDTRGWIDTGQQFTNSRGGYVTEGRHRSLEILRGGTQHVQGANVGNHNSECLGIENEGLYSTVDVPVALWNSLVSLVAYIADQYGISPSFIKGHRDFNSTECCGQVLYDRLPELRTAVSRVLGVAASRAEVPEWPLLKPGDVGPRVLTAQRFLRAAGYGVPTDGVFGQSTTDAVAALASSHGLSRDSCTAARAADESGFLGSDVWPLIVPSGKSAAAWRVELAH, encoded by the coding sequence ATGGGGGAAGCCACTCGTCGTGCCGTGCTCAGGGGCGGGCTCACGGTGACCGCGGCGGGCGCGTTCGGCCTGGTCGCGGCGCGAACGGCCACAGCGGTGACGGCGGTGACCGCGCCGCAGATCCACTCGACGTCGGAGTGGAACGCGCGGCCCGCGACGGGCGCGATCGTGGTGGAAAACCACAAGCCGACGTACATCGTGGTGCACCACACCGTCGACCCGGGCAACAACACCGACTACTCGCTGGCCCACGCGTTGCAGATCTCGCGCGACATCCAGAACTTCCACATGGACACCCGCGGCTGGATCGACACGGGCCAGCAGTTCACGAACAGCCGCGGCGGCTACGTGACGGAAGGCCGCCACCGCAGCCTGGAGATCCTGCGCGGCGGCACGCAGCACGTGCAGGGCGCGAACGTCGGCAACCACAACAGCGAATGCCTCGGGATCGAGAACGAAGGCCTGTACAGCACGGTCGACGTGCCGGTGGCGTTGTGGAATTCGCTGGTCTCGCTGGTCGCCTACATCGCCGACCAGTACGGGATTTCGCCGAGTTTCATCAAGGGCCACCGGGATTTCAATTCCACGGAGTGCTGTGGGCAGGTGCTGTACGACCGGCTTCCGGAGCTGCGGACGGCCGTTTCGCGGGTGCTCGGCGTCGCGGCTTCGCGGGCGGAGGTGCCGGAGTGGCCGCTGCTGAAGCCGGGCGACGTGGGGCCTCGGGTGCTTACGGCGCAACGGTTCTTGCGTGCCGCTGGCTACGGAGTGCCGACCGATGGCGTGTTCGGACAGTCCACAACGGACGCTGTAGCTGCTCTGGCGTCTTCCCATGGGCTGTCCCGCGACAGCTGCACGGCGGCGCGGGCGGCGGACGAGTCGGGGTTCCTCGGCTCGGACGTGTGGCCGCTCATCGTGCCGTCAGGGAAGTCCGCCGCGGCGTGGCGGGTCGAGCTCGCCCACTGA
- a CDS encoding A/G-specific adenine glycosylase, whose amino-acid sequence MAVDADVLIDWFDTHGRDLPWREPECSAWGVLVSEIMLQQTPVARVQPIWLEWMARWPVPSALAAETTGEVVRAWGKLGYPRRALRLHAAATVIAAEHGDVVPSDVDTLLALPGIGAYTARAVAAFAYGKRAPVVDTNVRRVVARAVHGVGDAGPASNTRDMADVEALLPAEDAPAAKLSAALMELGALICTARAPRCADCPVYDTCTWQHNGRPEYAGPAKPVQKFAGTDRQVRGLLLDVLRGSEGPVEKARLDIVWHEAGQRDRCLDSLLVDGLLEQTDSGLFALPGEH is encoded by the coding sequence GTGGCTGTGGACGCGGACGTTCTGATCGACTGGTTCGACACGCACGGGCGAGACCTGCCGTGGCGGGAGCCGGAGTGCTCCGCGTGGGGCGTGCTGGTGAGCGAGATCATGCTGCAGCAGACGCCGGTGGCGCGCGTGCAGCCGATCTGGCTCGAGTGGATGGCGCGCTGGCCCGTGCCCTCGGCGCTGGCCGCGGAGACCACCGGCGAGGTCGTGCGCGCGTGGGGCAAGCTCGGTTACCCGCGCCGCGCCCTGCGGCTTCACGCGGCGGCCACGGTGATCGCGGCCGAACACGGCGACGTCGTGCCGTCCGATGTGGACACCCTGCTCGCGCTGCCCGGCATCGGCGCGTACACCGCGCGGGCCGTGGCCGCTTTCGCCTACGGCAAGCGGGCGCCGGTCGTCGACACGAACGTGCGCCGCGTGGTCGCGCGGGCCGTGCACGGCGTCGGCGACGCGGGCCCGGCGTCGAACACTCGCGACATGGCCGACGTCGAGGCGCTGCTGCCGGCCGAAGACGCACCGGCGGCCAAGCTGTCGGCGGCGTTGATGGAGCTGGGCGCGCTGATCTGCACCGCACGGGCACCGCGCTGCGCCGACTGCCCGGTCTACGACACCTGCACCTGGCAGCACAACGGCCGCCCCGAATACGCGGGGCCGGCCAAGCCCGTGCAGAAGTTCGCGGGCACCGACCGGCAGGTGCGCGGCCTGCTGCTCGACGTGCTGCGCGGCAGCGAGGGGCCGGTGGAGAAGGCGCGGCTCGACATCGTGTGGCACGAGGCCGGGCAGCGGGACCGCTGCCTCGACTCGTTGCTGGTCGACGGTCTGCTGGAGCAGACGGACAGCGGGCTGTTCGCGCTGCCGGGTGAACACTGA
- a CDS encoding beta-class carbonic anhydrase: protein MTSADELFRRHSVAGPVPPPEGATAIPSLHATVLTCMDARINVYALLGLEPGEAHVLRNAGGVVTDDVIRSLALSQHKLDTEEVLVVQHTSCGVSTVTEDGFKDELEDSTGVRPTWSVEAFSDVEASVRRGVERVRHSEFLPHRDKVRGFVLDIDKGSLTEVV, encoded by the coding sequence ATGACCTCCGCTGATGAGTTGTTCCGCCGCCACAGCGTCGCCGGCCCCGTGCCGCCGCCCGAGGGCGCGACAGCGATCCCGAGCCTGCACGCAACCGTGCTGACCTGCATGGACGCGCGCATCAACGTGTACGCCCTACTCGGCCTGGAGCCCGGCGAGGCCCACGTGCTGCGCAACGCCGGCGGCGTTGTCACCGACGACGTGATCCGCTCCCTCGCGTTGTCGCAGCACAAGCTCGACACCGAAGAGGTGCTGGTCGTGCAGCACACCTCCTGCGGCGTCTCGACCGTGACCGAGGACGGCTTCAAAGACGAGCTCGAGGACTCCACCGGCGTGCGGCCCACGTGGTCGGTCGAGGCGTTCAGCGACGTCGAGGCCAGCGTGCGCCGCGGCGTGGAGCGCGTGCGGCACAGCGAATTCCTGCCGCACCGCGACAAGGTGCGCGGTTTCGTCCTCGACATCGACAAGGGAAGCCTGACCGAGGTCGTCTGA
- a CDS encoding LacI family DNA-binding transcriptional regulator: protein MGRPIRTRRQATLASLAAELGVSRTTVSNAYNRPDQLSPELRRRILETARRLGYPGPDPVARSLRTRKAGAVGLLLTENLSYAFRDPAAVGVLEGLALACEDAGVGLHLVPASPGREDVAAVHRAGVDGFVVYSVPDDDPHLAAVLERPVPTVIIDQPRIEGVDRVGPDDAAAVTRLAEHLVSLGHRQVGVLCMRLARERNDDFVTAQRQSSAHFHVQRIRLEALATAFSAAGVDWATVPVVERFDHTVDDGASGARQLLDAYPQVTAVICTSDILAIGAMAEAERRGLRVPLDLTVTGFDGIAEAERLGLTTVHQPVLEKGKVAGRLLLGSAERVGPKVITLPTELRIGRTSAPPRTVEEPWFGG, encoded by the coding sequence ATGGGCCGTCCTATTCGCACCCGGAGGCAGGCGACATTGGCGTCGCTGGCGGCGGAGCTCGGGGTGTCCAGGACCACCGTGTCCAACGCGTACAACCGCCCCGACCAGCTGTCTCCCGAACTGCGCCGGCGCATCCTCGAGACCGCCCGCCGCCTCGGTTACCCCGGTCCGGACCCGGTAGCCCGATCGCTGCGCACCCGCAAGGCCGGCGCCGTCGGACTGCTGCTCACCGAGAACCTGTCGTACGCGTTCCGTGACCCGGCCGCGGTCGGTGTGCTCGAAGGCCTCGCCCTCGCCTGCGAGGACGCGGGGGTCGGCCTGCACCTGGTGCCCGCGAGCCCCGGCCGCGAAGACGTCGCCGCCGTGCACCGCGCCGGCGTCGACGGTTTTGTCGTCTACTCCGTGCCCGACGACGACCCGCACCTCGCCGCGGTGCTGGAGCGGCCCGTCCCCACGGTGATCATCGACCAGCCACGCATCGAAGGTGTGGACCGCGTCGGCCCGGACGACGCGGCGGCCGTCACGCGCCTGGCCGAGCACCTCGTTTCGCTCGGGCACCGGCAGGTCGGCGTGCTGTGCATGCGCTTGGCGCGCGAGCGCAACGACGACTTCGTGACCGCGCAGCGCCAGAGCAGCGCTCACTTCCACGTGCAGCGCATCCGCCTCGAAGCCCTGGCCACGGCGTTCTCCGCGGCCGGTGTCGACTGGGCCACCGTGCCGGTGGTCGAGCGCTTCGACCACACCGTCGACGACGGCGCTTCGGGCGCCCGCCAGCTGCTCGACGCGTACCCGCAGGTCACGGCCGTGATCTGCACGTCGGACATCCTCGCGATCGGCGCGATGGCCGAGGCCGAGCGCCGTGGCCTGCGCGTGCCGCTCGACCTCACTGTGACGGGCTTCGACGGCATCGCCGAGGCCGAGCGCCTCGGGCTCACCACCGTGCACCAGCCCGTGCTCGAGAAGGGCAAGGTCGCGGGGCGGCTGCTGCTCGGCTCGGCCGAGCGTGTGGGCCCGAAGGTGATCACGCTGCCCACCGAGCTGCGGATCGGGCGCACGTCGGCGCCGCCGCGGACCGTCGAGGAGCCGTGGTTCGGCGGCTGA
- a CDS encoding metal ABC transporter solute-binding protein, Zn/Mn family, translating to MSSRLSTRPARGVLAAASALTVFALSACSSTDSGAGTGAGSGSSTSGQINVVAATDVWGSVVTAVGGDKVQVKSIIHDPTGDPHSYESTADDALAAKNAQLTLANGGGYDDFFGKLADQASGAKNLVAYDIAATGDENEHVWFDLPGVEKVADQVASALSAIQPASKQTFDDNAKTFKGQVDALVKKTEALGAAHPGTKVVVTEPVAHYLLETAKITDATPKAFSDAVENETDVPATAVNDFTQLIKNKQVKALINNVQTVTPLTQQVVSDAKASNVAVVDVAETLPADVTGYIDWMTKEVDSLSGALNS from the coding sequence ATGAGTTCCCGACTGAGTACCCGCCCCGCCCGCGGCGTGCTCGCCGCCGCCTCGGCTCTGACCGTGTTCGCGCTCAGCGCGTGCTCCAGCACCGACTCGGGCGCCGGCACCGGCGCCGGTTCCGGTTCCTCGACGTCGGGCCAGATCAACGTCGTCGCGGCGACGGACGTGTGGGGCAGTGTCGTCACGGCCGTCGGCGGCGACAAAGTGCAGGTCAAGTCGATCATCCACGACCCGACGGGCGACCCGCACTCGTACGAGTCCACGGCCGACGACGCGCTGGCGGCCAAGAACGCTCAGCTCACGCTCGCCAACGGCGGCGGCTACGACGACTTCTTCGGCAAGCTGGCCGACCAGGCATCGGGTGCGAAGAACCTCGTGGCCTATGACATCGCCGCGACCGGCGACGAGAACGAGCACGTCTGGTTCGACCTGCCCGGCGTGGAGAAGGTGGCCGACCAGGTCGCCTCGGCGCTCAGCGCGATCCAGCCGGCGTCGAAGCAGACCTTCGACGACAACGCCAAGACGTTCAAGGGCCAGGTCGACGCGCTGGTCAAGAAGACCGAAGCCCTCGGCGCCGCGCACCCGGGCACCAAGGTCGTGGTGACCGAGCCCGTGGCGCACTACCTGCTCGAGACCGCGAAGATCACCGACGCGACCCCGAAGGCCTTCTCCGACGCGGTCGAGAACGAGACCGACGTGCCCGCCACGGCCGTCAACGACTTCACCCAGCTCATCAAGAACAAGCAGGTCAAGGCCCTGATCAACAACGTCCAGACGGTGACCCCGCTGACCCAGCAGGTGGTGTCGGACGCGAAGGCGTCGAACGTCGCCGTGGTCGACGTGGCCGAGACGCTGCCCGCCGACGTCACGGGTTACATTGACTGGATGACCAAGGAAGTGGACTCGCTGTCCGGGGCTCTGAACAGCTGA